ATCCAAGGGCAACCTGACGGCCATCGAGTTGCGACGCTGTCGGAACGCACTAATTGTGGGCGGATCGCCGAAGAGTCAGGTGCCGGGTGTCGCCAATGTGGCCGGCGGAGCGGCGGCCAACGCCAATGGCAAGCAGGTTTCCTCGCGCGGATCATCGGGCATTGGATCCGATCTGGCACCAAGTCCCGAGCGTCAGGAGCTCAACAGTTCCAGTGGTAAGTGGCTATTAACTAACAATATGATATATAGTATTCTATAGAAGTTCCAACTAACTTAACTCCAGATGACGAGCACTGGTCGAACGAGGCGGACAACTCGGTTATTGCTCTGAAGCCGTCACAAATCGCATTGCCCCATCACGCGCAACTCAAGCGAAAGAGCGCCGTCCAGCCGCCGGAGGATAGCTATCTGCGGGATCTGCCAGCCAAACCATATCAGCCGCGTCCCAGCGAAAGGGAATTGGAGCGAGAGCGGGAGCTGGAGAGGAACAGGGAGCGTGAACGGGAGAGGGAGCGAGATCGAGatcgagagcgagagcgagagctCGAGAGGAACAGAGAACGGGAGCGGGAACGTGACCGTGAGCGCGACCGGGATCGAGAACGAGAACGAGATCGCGAACGTACCAAGACTCCGGCATCCATTTCGAACAAGTCGTGGAGCCGCGAGGATGAGATCAAGCCGATCATAATGCGTCCGGCCGACTACGATGCCAAGTTCAATCGGGTgatgcagcaggagcagcagcaagccGCCGTCAATCATCAGCCGGCCAAATTGAGGGACACGGATAAGTACAACGAGATCAATCGTCTGCTGAACAAAAAGTTGGCCCACGAGCCAACGAGGGATCGAAAGTCACGCTCTCGTCTGGATGACAACCACGATGATTTCGATGACTCGGATCCGGGCAGTGAGTCACTGCCATTGCATCACCAACAGACGCAGGGCCCACCAGTGCATCACCATCAACGCAAGGAGAATCTCACCGACAAGCAAAAGTTCATGGAGTATACCAGcaagaagcagcagctgctcaaAAATTACGGTGCTGGCGAGGATCAGCGCTATCGCCAGCGCTATGTGGAGTCAACGACGGAGCATCTGCCCCCCTTCGATCATCCCACCGGTGGTGGAGTGACCACATCCACGGGTGGCTCGGCGGGTCACAACAAATACGCTGCCGTGCACAGGGGCACGGATCTGGGACAAAGGACCACGGAACGTCGACATGACAGGGATCGAGGTGACAGAGATCATCCCAGGGATGCGGAACGCGAGCGGCGAAGGGATCACGAACGCGACAGGGAGCATTCCCGTGATCGCAATCCATACAGGGAGGCCGAGAGTCTGCCCTATATACAGAGCATGGAGAAGATGATGAAGTCGACGGGCATGCGTTACGCAGAAGCTACTCCCAAGACCagggaacgggaacgggagAGGGAGCGAGATCGTGACCGGGACTACAGGGAGCCACCGGTCACGCAGAGTTCACAGCGTGATCGCTTCCACGATGCCAAGGACAAGTTTCGGGCCATGGAACAGCGTCCGGCGGTAAATCGCTATCCGGACGTGGATGAGCGCGACACACCGCACCGGGATCCGTATCGGTCGTCATCGCGCCGGCGTCGCGGTTCCGTCGAGCCACCCAGCACGTACGAGCAGtggagcgaggaggaggaaccGCCGGTGGTGATCAGCGAAAAGTCCAATCCACGTGACCTAAACCGATCCCGAGCCAGATCGCGCGGCGAATGGGAACCGGAGCCACCCAGGCACTTGGAGCGCAGCGTGCGTGACAGAGAGCGGGATAGAGATCGGGACTACAATCGAGATCAGTCCCGAGATCCCTATCGGCATGAGAGGGAGCGTGAAAGACCCGGTGGACGCGCCCACTCACGCGAATTCCTGCAGAGCGTGGAAACCAAGAATCCATCGACAACGGGTTCGGGTCGCGGCCACATGGAGCGATATCCCTCACCAGCAGCCACGCCCATACAATCTGTTGATGTAGGCGgaagtggtggtggtggtggtggtggtggtggcagcGGTGCTTCTTCCGGTGGCAATTCGGGCAAGCCACTAACCCAAATGGCCAAGGGCTATAGGCACAGCTATGCGGAGCCCGTTTTCG
The DNA window shown above is from Drosophila melanogaster chromosome X and carries:
- the CG12075 gene encoding uncharacterized protein, isoform A translates to MALRLRRDVQKASYYVWFLGAEEAKGLRGARVINSVLPYLVDRSRGQEPLKVTLQVSHKGIKIVQGASKHLIPHSAITSSVQTDDIVACVLLLYNPATKCPLHVHAYRCDSETTAEALHLQLQILINRPDNQKRFEELETRLGILPPIPMNGSNEKRHESNGKSSSSGGTGPGSHHHHQLQSQTSGGYREGRRHETSSPKRFSSSLGSDTGNSTRESECSEEHGLVAGGSSPVSRSPPHGNSKSHPHAHPHHPPHSLHHPPLTPQQNSDLFDSLAAELRAKLNGNGPPLLLPPRDYDTVHRSKGNLTAIELRRCRNALIVGGSPKSQVPGVANVAGGAAANANGKQVSSRGSSGIGSDLAPSPERQELNSSSDDEHWSNEADNSVIALKPSQIALPHHAQLKRKSAVQPPEDSYLRDLPAKPYQPRPSERELERERELERNRERERERERDRDRERERELERNRERERERDRERDRDRERERDRERTKTPASISNKSWSREDEIKPIIMRPADYDAKFNRVMQQEQQQAAVNHQPAKLRDTDKYNEINRLLNKKLAHEPTRDRKSRSRLDDNHDDFDDSDPGSESLPLHHQQTQGPPVHHHQRKENLTDKQKFMEYTSKKQQLLKNYGAGEDQRYRQRYVESTTEHLPPFDHPTGGGVTTSTGGSAGHNKYAAVHRGTDLGQRTTERRHDRDRGDRDHPRDAERERRRDHERDREHSRDRNPYREAESLPYIQSMEKMMKSTGMRYAEATPKTRERERERERDRDRDYREPPVTQSSQRDRFHDAKDKFRAMEQRPAVNRYPDVDERDTPHRDPYRSSSRRRRGSVEPPSTYEQWSEEEEPPVVISEKSNPRDLNRSRARSRGEWEPEPPRHLERSVRDRERDRDRDYNRDQSRDPYRHERERERPGGRAHSREFLQSVETKNPSTTGSGRGHMERYPSPAATPIQSVDVGGSGGGGGGGGGSGASSGGNSGKPLTQMAKGYRHSYAEPVFARTGGRVGLAAVNPY
- the CG12075 gene encoding uncharacterized protein, isoform D — its product is MALRLRRDVQKASYYVWFLGAEEAKGLRGARVINSVLPYLVDRSRGQEPLKVTLQVSHKGIKIVQGASKHLIPHSAITSSVQTDDIVACVLLLYNPATKCPLHVHAYRCDSETTAEALHLQLQILINRPDNQKRFEELETSNEKRHESNGKSSSSGGTGPGSHHHHQLQSQTSGGYREGRRHETSSPKRFSSSLGSDTGNSTRESECSEEHGLVAGGSSPVSRSPPHGNSKSHPHAHPHHPPHSLHHPPLTPQQNSDLFDSLAAELRAKLNGNGPPLLLPPRDYDTVHRSKGNLTAIELRRCRNALIVGGSPKSQVPGVANVAGGAAANANGKQVSSRGSSGIGSDLAPSPERQELNSSSDDEHWSNEADNSVIALKPSQIALPHHAQLKRKSAVQPPEDSYLRDLPAKPYQPRPSERELERERELERNRERERERERDRDRERERELERNRERERERDRERDRDRERERDRERTKTPASISNKSWSREDEIKPIIMRPADYDAKFNRVMQQEQQQAAVNHQPAKLRDTDKYNEINRLLNKKLAHEPTRDRKSRSRLDDNHDDFDDSDPGSESLPLHHQQTQGPPVHHHQRKENLTDKQKFMEYTSKKQQLLKNYGAGEDQRYRQRYVESTTEHLPPFDHPTGGGVTTSTGGSAGHNKYAAVHRGTDLGQRTTERRHDRDRGDRDHPRDAERERRRDHERDREHSRDRNPYREAESLPYIQSMEKMMKSTGMRYAEATPKTRERERERERDRDRDYREPPVTQSSQRDRFHDAKDKFRAMEQRPAVNRYPDVDERDTPHRDPYRSSSRRRRGSVEPPSTYEQWSEEEEPPVVISEKSNPRDLNRSRARSRGEWEPEPPRHLERSVRDRERDRDRDYNRDQSRDPYRHERERERPGGRAHSREFLQSVETKNPSTTGSGRGHMERYPSPAATPIQSVDVGGSGGGGGGGGGSGASSGGNSGKPLTQMAKGYRHSYAEPVFARTGGRVGLAAVNPY